The DNA sequence CGTCCGCCGCATGCTGAGGGGATAAATATCTGATTTTCCGAAAGTGCGCTGAGCAGGCTGGATCCTCCGTTGACTGTCAGCACCTTTTGCCCGGTGTTGATATTAATATCACAGGGGCCGTAATTGAGGATCCATTTTTCGGCAAGAACCAAAAGCAGGGATAATAGCAGGGTAGTGGCTGAAAGAAAGGTCAGAGCTATGATTATTGAAGTCAGCATTAAATATTCCCGGTTCAGTGTAAGGGCGAGCCTGAAGCGCACCCTCTGGGTTTATTGCATTTTATAGGGAGCATTACGCGTTTTTGAAAAGTTAACTGATCAGTTATCATATACTGATCATGCCGGAAAAACCCACAAAGGCCAGTGACATGATGCCGATGATGATCAACGTGATCCCAGGGCCAGCCAGACCTTTGGGCAATGCGTTTTCATTGATTTTTTCCCTGATGCCTCCAATGAGCATGATGGCCAGGAACCATCCGAACCCGCTTCCAGCGCCGAAAGACAGGGCCTGCAGAAAAGAATAGGGCTGACCGATCATAAACAGGGATACACCCAGAATGGCGCAGTTGACAGTTATCAGTGGCAGGAAAATGCCAAGAGAGTTATAAAGCACTAAGGAAACCCGCTCAACAATCATTTCCACAAGCTGCACAAAAGATGCGATGACCACGATAAATGTTATCAGCCGCAAATATTCCAGCTCCAAGGGTATGAGCAGGTAATTATATATAAGATAGTTAATGCCTGAAGTACTTGTAGTGACAAATATGACCGCTACACCCAGGCCCATGCTGGTATCTACTTTTTTGGACACGCCCAGTACAGAGCACATGCCCAGGAATCTGGACAGCAGGATATTGTTGGTAAATGCAGCTGACAGGAAAATCAGAATAAGGGCAGTAAAGAAATTATTGTTTATGGCTTCTTCCATTTATTTATCCTTCTACCTTATAGCTTCTAAGTAACTATAATCGTTTTGCTAATAAAATCAAATGGTTACAATTTTCACATTTTTATGATTTTTGCTTATGATTCATGCACATTTGCCNNNNNNNNNNTTCCAGGAACCAATGCAGTATCAATCTTTTTTATAGTACCTCGCGGGGACTGTCCCAATTTCCAGAAAAGTGACAGACTCGTAAAGTTACTCACAGGTTCGGTCCTGGTCCGCCCAGGTGAAGAGCTTACAAGTAACTGGATACGTTTTGCTAATAAATTCAAATCATTATGGTTTTACCATACAGATTGCTTCGGTCGTTTAGGCTTCCTCGTGGGTGACAGATTTTCAGCAACTACATCTGTAACACCTCATGTGTCATTGCGAGCGAGTCTTCGAGCGCGGCAATCTCTAACGTGCTAAGGCTACTACCTCTTTTTTTGTGGCTTAAGCCACATTTCAAAAAAACGGCTGGAGCCGCAAGAGTAAGACGTCCCCAGGCTGGAGCCTGGGAACGAGGGGAGATGAGAGCTTTGCGCCTGGCACAGCTTCCTGCCCGGAGGCTTACAGCCCGGAGGGGGACTGTCCCTCGCTGTGTAAATTTTGTCATCAAACCAAATTTCTTACAGAAACCAATGCAGCATCAATCTTTTTTATAGTACCTCGCGGGGACTGTCCCAATTTCCAAATATGGGACTGTTCTTCAAGGTGGAGGCGGCTTCCAGCCGCCTGGAATTAAATAGCCTGCAGGATGCAGGCTCCACTTTAAAGACAGTTACTCGCAGGTTCGGTCCCGGGCCGCCCCAGGGGAACAAATATGTGACAGTTCTTCAAGGTGGAGGC is a window from the Desulfonatronovibrio magnus genome containing:
- a CDS encoding electron transport complex protein RnfA: MEEAINNNFFTALILIFLSAAFTNNILLSRFLGMCSVLGVSKKVDTSMGLGVAVIFVTTSTSGINYLIYNYLLIPLELEYLRLITFIVVIASFVQLVEMIVERVSLVLYNSLGIFLPLITVNCAILGVSLFMIGQPYSFLQALSFGAGSGFGWFLAIMLIGGIREKINENALPKGLAGPGITLIIIGIMSLAFVGFSGMISI